Below is a genomic region from Trichomycterus rosablanca isolate fTriRos1 chromosome 15, fTriRos1.hap1, whole genome shotgun sequence.
TATTTTTCTAGTAGAAAAGGAAGCTCACATCCGCTTATAAATGCATGTGGAAAACACCAAGGTCTGGTTTGCACTTTTCAGCctgtgtctacaagaagatcgggtttcctcagcatatttttacgtgtaataagatgtgaaatgtgcgctgcgtcgctttacgcatcaggaacggtgtgctgttttagcagaacacaaggaaacagagcaTCGTTAGGTTCCCTTTGCGGGCTTTTACATGAACGAGAGAACTTATGTTCGGCCGACGTGCACTTTATTACCTCGCATTTTATACcaggacttgtattttaatcgttatttgccatgagaaaacacaagtgcgcatgtgtcacgGAAGCACACAGACGCTGCACTGGCTGAGCTGGTCGAGTTGAGTCTCCACAGTTCTCATGTGTGCTATAAAGTCCCGCCCCCTCTCGTAAGAGGGAGGAatctctgtacaacagagcacagcgcttcactcgctctttcttagcgccgttttagctccaacaacgatggtagaagaagctccagcactggccagctcggcccccgccaaggctcctaaaaagaagaccgcggccgaacccaagaaagcgggtcccagcgtcggcgagctgatcgtcaaagctgtttccgcttccaaggagaggagcggcgtgtccctggccgccctgaagaaagctctgtctgcaggtggatacgacgtggagaagaacaactcccgcgtcaaactcgccgtcaaaagcctggtgaccaagggcaccctggtgcagaccaagggcaccggcgcctcaggatctttcaagctcaacaagaagCAGACCGAGGTGAAGAAACCCGCGGCCAAAAAAGCCGCCGctcctaaagtgaaaaaggCCGCAAAGAAACCCGCCGCTGCAAAGAAGCCCAAGAAGGTAACAGCCAAGAAGCCCGCAGCTAAGAAGTCCCCCAAGAAGGCCAAGAAACCCGCTGCTGCCGCTAAGAAAGCCACCAAGAGCCCCAAGAAGGCTAAGAAGCCGGCGACCCCCAAGAAGGCAGCCAAGAGTCCTAAAAAAGCCAAGGCAGCCAAACCCAAAACGGCCAAGGCCAAAAAAGCTGCCCCCAAGAAGAAGTAAACTTGTTCCTGTTTTCTTATCTTCATTTTCttaaaacggctcttttaagagccacctataTCTTCCTCTAAAGAGTCTCGTTTCCTaagcacatacatacatataagcatgcatgcgaacatacaactattcatacatgcaaccatccatacatccatattTTGTGGAGAGTGTAATAAGCAAGGAGTTCAAAACACTAAGCATGACTGGcctgttttatgtgtaataatgattttgtcacacatcctcataaaactgtccgtataaatgtgtgtatgtatgtgca
It encodes:
- the LOC134328881 gene encoding histone H1-like, with amino-acid sequence MVEEAPALASSAPAKAPKKKTAAEPKKAGPSVGELIVKAVSASKERSGVSLAALKKALSAGGYDVEKNNSRVKLAVKSLVTKGTLVQTKGTGASGSFKLNKKQTEVKKPAAKKAAAPKVKKAAKKPAAAKKPKKVTAKKPAAKKSPKKAKKPAAAAKKATKSPKKAKKPATPKKAAKSPKKAKAAKPKTAKAKKAAPKKK